The DNA window GGAGGGCACGAGCGGTGTCTGCCCCAGGGCGATTGCCCCCCTTTCCACCAATTGCCAATTCAGGTGACCGTTGCCTGTCAGGTAATGCAAAATTTGTTCGTTAATTCGCAACGGACTGGTTGTCAGAATGTTGCCTGCTCCCACTTCAATTAGCTGCCAGCGTCGCAATGGCGCATGGGGTGCCAGTGCCCCCCAAAAAGCATCTGGTAAGGCTGCCAAGGCAAGGCTAAAGGTTGGGTAAGGGCGTTGGGGGTCGCCCTGGGCGGCGGCACAGAGCGGGGCAAAATCGGCTTCCAGTTCCACTCCAGCACATAGGAGTAATAGATCCCGTTCGAAAAGGGAAAGGTTGAAGGTTTGGCAGAGGTGGTGCAGGGGGTGTGGGGTGTGGGGTGTGGGGTGTGGGGTGGAGGGTGTGGGGTGTGGGGTGGAGGGTGTGGGGTGTGGGGTGGAGAGGCTGGCGTGGTGGTGAAGGTGGCGGCGAATATGGGCGATCGCCTGCACCAGGGGGTCATAGATAGAAGCGGTTGCAACATTACTGGAGAGAGGCATACAACAAACACTATGAGTCCACACGCTTGATTAATTCGCTCAGGAAAACCTGTGCTTCTGTAGGGGATAACATTACCGCCTTCCCCTGGTGCAAAATTTCGTACTGTCCGCCTCGATAGCCGTGTCCAGCAATCAAACCCAGTTGAATTGCCCGATTTCCTAATTCAGTCAACTGGTTCATGCTGATGGATTCCAGTTCCAGATTCAGGCGTTGTTTGAGGAGTTCGTCGTCGTTCATAGATGGGGGAGTGGGGAGTAGGGAGTGGGGTGATTAAAATGGGAGAACAATTGCCGATTATCCAATTCGTAATTCAAAACTCATCATTCCTAATTCAATCCTCAATGCTCACCTTTGGACCGGAGTACCAATTAAACGTAGGGCTATTTGGATCGGTATCGACACTCAGAAGACTTTCAGCTCCATCAATTTGCAGGCGTAGAAGATAGGTGGCAGGTTTGATGTTACGTAGAGCGATCGCGATCGTATCAGTATCAGCAGAACGGGGGTTGGCTTCAAATTGATAACCGCTGGGATTATCTACAGACCACTCATTCATAACTAAGACAACGCGCTGTTTAATGCCAACCATGACATCCACCCGGATGGTCAGCAGGGCAGAACGCAGTTCATCGTGCGGCTCGCCGGAAGGAGTAACATAAACCTGCTTAATGGTGGGGCGCAGGATCATCGGGATGGCGTTTGATTCGATCAAGCGATCGCGATAGTCTCCGGGGGAGCCGCTGGCGGCAATTCGATGAATCACTTGCAATCCCTGAATGCCAGCGCGTAAGCAATCGACAGGGAGGGTCGCCAGCGGCAGGACAATTTGCGTTTCGGTCACAGAAGCAGGTGCCATTTCAAAGCCATTAATGCGAACCTGAGTCCTATGGCTCTGTAGCTGTCTGCCGTAAATGTGGAGTGTGGTAGTTGCCACGATCGGCGCTAGTTTGCCAAGATCGGATGCAACGTGTTCAACCACAGGTTGATAGGGAAACGGCACCGACCCACCAAAGTTGCGTTCGCGAACAGGCAAAGCTTTTTTCAGGGATTCTTCGCCTTCAATTGTCACCATCGTCACTTTGTAGGTAATGGAAAGCAGATAAGCAGTTTGGAAAAAGGTAGACCAGGCTTTTGAGAGATCGTCTAAAGTCAGATCTACTGGATTAATGGTTACCTGTTGAACCTGATCCGCCAGATTAGAATCGGCTAAAAATCGAAAGCTGGAATCGGCGATCGTTTCCTGGATGCTCTCTGTGGTGAGCGATGGGCGATCGTTGAAGGTACGAATCACACTTCCAAGCAATCGCTGGGGTTCTAATTCTGTGTCATTGCCGTAAAAGCTGACCATATAGTAAAGGTCGATCGCGGTCTGTCGTTTGACCGGATTACCTTTCATGCGTGCCGTCACTGTATCTGTATTTTTGAGGGCAGGATTGCGGGAAACCTGGTACAAAAACAAGTTAATTCCCGTTTCGGGCGTGCCTGAGCCAATTTGACCGGGCTGCACCGTTGTCACCCGCGCTCCATCCACATCGACCTGCACTGCCGCCTGTAGAAGCCGTTGCAGGGTTGCTGTCACCGTGGCAATTGCCAGGTAATTACTCACAGGGTTCTCTCATCGCAAACACCTTCTCAATCTACCCACAAATGCCTCAGTCGTCACACTAAATATTCATTTTTAATGTTCTTCAATTCAAGTAGCATGCGTGAATCAGCATGCCAGATCTACTAAAACATCGGTCAAGAAATCGGTTTCCCGTTCTCAAACGACCAGAAACTCGTCAGATCACCGCTAAGAAACCTAATGTCTGGAACTTAGCGATCGCTCCCAGGCTCTGGTTTAAAGCTGCCAAATTTGGGTTAAATGACTTCGATCGGTTTAAGGAGTTCTGCAAGAGTGTAAACAATTATTAAATTAGCTCCGAAGAACTTCTTAATCTATGCCGTGAAAATTCGGACAATCCCCCTCTGCCTGTAAAGTTTTCTATCATCTGTTGTGTCTCCGATCTAGGTGGGAACACTGCCTTTTGTCAACCAAATTCTATTAACAATGGGAGGACAGAACAATCCAGTCGACAGAAGAATAGCAAACAGATAAATAATGTGAATGATACTGCTATCTGACCGCAGCGATCGTCCAAAATCGAAATGGATACTTTCAAGATGTTCAATCGGAACAAATGAGCCATTGTGTAACCACCAGGTTCGCATAACTGGAGCATTCGAAATCACATGAGATGCTTTGCTCTCTGACGATCGTGATCGATTAACCTGGCAACGGTTGTAACTTTACTTGCCGTCATCCTAAATCTCTCTCCCAAAGTGGGCGAGGGACTTCTGCTCCAGATCCCCTGCTCCTTTTATGGGAAAAGGGTTTAAGGGATGAGGGCAGGTCGGAGTGCAAGATCAGATATTGCCGAGTTAATCAATAAATCTTTTTAGATTTAGTGCCAGTTATCATCACTTATCAGTAGATCAACTAAATTATTTTTTAGGGTTAGATGGCAATAATCCGATCTGCTAGGGGTCAGGGTTTTGCGCCTCATCCTAAACAATAAGTAGTCTCAATCTAGTCACATCTGTTTAGTTCTGGCTAAACGACTATTGACATTACTAACAATGATTTTCTAGGTTGTTCAAGTTGGTCGCTACATCTCTCAATTTCCGATTAGACTTCTGAATTTTGATTGTGAAATTCAGAAGCTCAGTTACAGCCTTTGGATGAAACAGATTCTTCTCATTCTGATTCACTTGCAACCATGACGGTTTTACTCTGTGCATTTACAGTGCGTCATTAAGCTTTCAATCTCTACCTTATAGGGAGGACGGTTACTCATGGCTTTAGACTATTTTGCTCCTGGTGTCTACGTTGAAGAGGTAGACAGGGGCAGTCGCCCCATCGAAGGCGTCAGTATGAGCGTCGGCGGATTTGTCGGGTTTACAGAGGATGTTAGGGGCGATGCAGAATTGTTTAAGCCCATGTTAGTTACCAATTGGAGCCAATACCTGGAAATGTTTGCCAAACCAGGTTCCGATGGTTTTACCGACTTCAATGCCTACCTTCCCTTTGCCGTGCAAGGTTGGTTTCTGAACGGAGGAGGACGCTGTTGGGTCGTCAGTATTGGTACCAAACTGCCAGGAGCAGAAGCCCCCTTGCCGGAAGAAGTTGGGAGTAAACTCTTTACCCCCGGTGGCAAGCCATCCTTAATGTTTAACTTGAAACTGCCGGAAGAAGCGGGAGGGGTTCCAGCCCTGCCCTCTGCCAATGGACGCATTATCGTTAGCATTTTGGAAAGCGAACCCAAGCCCCTTGCTGAAGATGCTCCAGAGGACAGCGAACCTCCCCTCAATTCGGGAGAATTCTTCTCGGTGGTGGTCAGAAATGGGAATGAAATTTTAGAACGGCACGACCATCTGACGATGAATCCGAATGTGGAAACAGCAGTCGCGGATTACGCTGTAACAGCGTTGCAAGCATCAGAATTTGTATCGATCGCCGATATCTCCCAAAGTGGACAAGCGCTTTCTCGTCGTCCTGCCAACGGCTCCTACGAAATTGCACCACCGCCGTATATTGCCCGCCGGGAGCACCTGGCACGGGATATGCAGGGTGCCCGTAATGATAAAACCGGCATGCAGGGCATTTTTGAAGTGGACGAAGTCGCGATGATTGCCTGTCCCGACTTGATGCGGGTGTATCAGGATGGGTTGATGGATCTCGATCAGCTCCACGGGATTATGGAAATGATGGTGAGTCTATGCGAAAACTCCTTCCCTGGCCCTGCTTACCGGATGGCAGTGTTGGATGCGCCTCCGGTCAAACCGGGAAAAAATGAAAACCGGGCAGTCCCTCCCGAACAACAAAAGCCCCAGGATGTGTTTAACTGGTTGCGCGATTTCAATCGTCGATCGATGTTTGGTGCGCTCTATTATCCCTGGATTAAGGTCGCCAATCCGCGCAACGGGGGGAAACCGATTCTAGTGCCACCCTCCGGTCATATGATGGGCGTTTGGTGCCGTACCGATGAAACCCGTGGCATCTTTAAAGCTCCGGCAAACGATACTCCCCGTGGTGTAATCGGGTTGGCGTATGAAACCAACATGCGAGAGCAGGAAATGCTCAATCCGGTTGGCATTAACTGCATCCGTAACTTTGCCAATTACAATCGCGGGTTTAAGATCTGGGGCGCGCGCACTTTGGTTGAACCGGATAATGTGCAATGGCGCTATATTAGCGTTCGTCGTCTAATTAGCTATGTGGAAAAATCCATTGAGATCGGAACTCAGTGGGTTGTGTTTGAACCCAATGATCAGGATCTGTGGGCACGGGTTAGCCGCACCGTCAGCAACTTTTTAGAACGGCTATGGCGAGAAGGTGCGCTGTTTGGAGCGTCCGCAGCAGAAGCTTTTTACGTCAAGTGCGATGCTGAACTCAATACCCATGAAACCATGATGCTCGGTCGGCTGTATGTCGAGGTAGGCATTTGTCCAGTCCGACCAGCGGAATTTGTCATCTTCCGGATTAGCCAATGGGCACCCAACCAATAAAGTAACCAGTAGGGGTTAGGGACGATCGATCTCTAACCCCTGGGAACGAACCAAATTACAGCTTAAGGGAAATAGAGGATATGGCTGAATTAAAACCGATCGCAGCGAGTAATTTTTACTTTGAAATTGATGGCATGACTGACATGCAATTTAGCAAAGTTGGTGGTGTCAAATTTGCTGCCAAAGTCAAAGGACAAGATAAACCGTTGATGTCTACCAAAGGTGGAAAAACCGTCCGCCAAATTAACTCGGCAGGCTTTGAAGGACTGTTTACGATGGACGTGACCACGCTCATGAGCGGGGACAGTGATAGTACCAGTGCAAAGATGTATGCCTGGTTTAAGAAATGTCTACCTGCGGCTGAAAAAGGAGAAGGCAAATGGTTAGACAGCAAAAAAACGGGATCGGTTACCGCCTATGACACGGATGGAAATGAGGTTATGCGCTGGGATCTTAAAGAAGCTTGGCCCTCTGCCTATAAAGTTGGAGATTTGGATGTAAACGGCAGCGACTACATTGAGGAAACCTATACCCTCACCTGTGAAAACATGAATCGGGTTAAGTAGAGCCTTGTAATTGGTTGGAATCTCTAACAGAGAAATAGGAATTGTAGAAATCTTTTGTCGTATGAATGGAGATGAGTGATGCCAGAATTTATTTCAAACGCCAAGTTTTACTTTGAAGCAGATGGGCTATCTGATTTGCTGGTGCAAAAGGTCAGTGGGATGCAGATGAAAATGACTGTTGCGGGTGGAGATGCGCCGATCGGCGTCAGCAAAGATGGCAAAACGCAGACTCAGGCAACCATTGGAGGTGTGGAGTGTTCTGAAATTACGGTGCAATGTGTAGCAACTTCCGAGTCCAAAAAATTGCTGGAATGGTACAACAAGTGTCATGCAGAAGCGCTTTCTGGTGGTAAAGCGGAGGGTCGAAAAAGCCGTAAACTCGGAAAGATTGCCATTTATGATGGCGACGGCAACGAGAAGATTCAATACGAACTAACTGATGTGTTTCCCACAAGCTACGCAACTGGTGATTTCTCAGCAGGTAGTGGAGATCTCCTAACTGAAACCGTCACGATCGGATTTACCTATTTCGAGCGGAAGAAGTAAAGCGAGCCAGAATTTACGTATTAACCCGGCAGCTTTTGTTCCTACATATTTTGGAATTGCGCCATGATTGCGTAGGGTGCTGTTAGCGACAGCGTAACGCACCGAGGCGTGGGTTAGCGGTGCGTTACGGCGATGCCTAACAGCACCCTACAGCTCATGCTAGATCAAATATTGCCAGGTTAATAGGATGTGTAGCTGTAACGCATCAAACCTTGGATCAGCATGGGTTAGCGGTAGCGTAACCCATCCTACGACGGTCCATATCTGTTTTGTTCCACTGGCTTAGTACTAACCAATGGCAGAATCCATATTTCCTGAGATCCTGACGAATTCGCGCTTCTACTTAGAAATTAAGCTGGATGGCAGCAAAGATTCGGTAGATGGATATTTCATGGAATGCAGCGGCTTCCAAACAACGCAGGCGGTGATCGAAGTTTGTGAGGTAACCCCTCAACTGTGGGGCAAGAATGGCAACAGTAAAGGACGGGTTGTGCGGACAAAACTCCCCGGTAACACCACCTACAACAACCTGACCTTAAAGCGCGGTTTGACCTGTTCCACCACGCTCTGGAACTGGATTCAATCTGTCCAGAATAGTGGCTGGGCTGACCAGCGTCGCAATGGTTCTCTCGTTTTGTATAATCAGGCTGCGGAAGAACAATTCCGGCTTGAGTTTAAGGGAGCTTGGCCTGTTAGCTACAAGATTTCAGATATCACTGCGGCAGGAAGTGAGCACGAAATTGAAGAAGTTGAAGTGACGATCGAAGAACTAAAGCGGGTGAATGTAACCACTAATGCAAACTGAGTTTGAATTTGAACTACCAAAGGGCTATCTCGATACCGATGGCAATTTGCACCGGAAGGGAAGCATGCGATTGTCGCGGGCGATCGACGAAATTGTGCCGCTGCGTGATCCACGGGTAAAATCCAATCCCGCCTATGCAACGGTGATCATTTTGTCGCGGGTGATTACCCATCTGGGTGCGCTGGAAGAAGTTTCTCCAATGGTCGTTGAGGGGCTATTTGCCTGTGACCTAAACTATTTGCAGAAGTTCTATCGTCACATCAACGAATTGGAATCAGATGCATAAAATGTTGATGTCACTGCTGATGTCATTGAGGTGATGGAAATGTTGATGACAGAATTTGATTTCACCCTCCCTAAGGGATTGGTAGATACAAATGGTGAGATTCACCGCAATGGGATGATGCGGCTGGCAACAGCAAAGGATGAAATTGTGATTCAAAAAGATCCTCGCACTCAGATGGGTGATGCCTACAGTGCATTGGTGATGTTTTCACGGGTGATTACCCGATTGGGAACTCTATCTACGATCACTCCCGATATATTAGAAAATTTATTTACACCTGATTTTAGCTACCTGCAAGAGTTTTACAACCACATTAACCAACAGGGAACGGCTGAAATCCCTGTCCAAGTGTCCAGTTTGTAACCATTCATTCAAAACGGAGTTGACCCTCACGGGGGAATAGCTGGCTACCCCTCAGATCAACTCTATGGGGAGGTAGCCTGCATTGCATCAGAGTTTCACTGGTCGCTGGAGGAAATAGTAAACCTGGAACACCGCGATCGCCGCCGCTGGGTGGCTGAAATTGGTAAATTGCGACAACAATAATGGGACTATGAAATTTAACTTGCCCCCCAATGTCACTGCCGACAAACTACCGCCCAAAGTACTGAAGCGTATTTTGCAAGATCCAAAGTTGATGGAACAGTTGAGCGATCGGGTTTACGAACTGCTACGGGACGACCTGTATCGGCAGCGGGAGCGGAACAACGGATATGGGAGGCATTTCTAATGGCAAATAATGGGAATAAGTCCTTTGGAACGAACTACGTCACCGCTAATCGTTTCTATGTCGGCTTGGAAACATCTACGGTTTCGGCTTCATTTACAGAATGTCAGGGTTTGGGAGTGACGGTGAAATATGAATCGTTTCATGAGGGTGGTGTCAATGATCAAAAGCGGATTCTGTTGGGGCAACCTGAATTTTCAGAAGTGACGCTCAAGCGTGGCATGACCGATGATCTGGTCTTCTGGAATTGGGCCAGCCAGGTGATGAAAACAGACTCACAAAAGGCAATTGAACGACGCAACATTAGCATCCTCATCTTTAATCAGGCTGGTGAAACCATGCAGTGCTGGACACTGATTGGAGCCGTCCCCGTTGGCTGGAAAGCTCCGTCTCTGTCAGCGGATGCCTCCTCAGTTGCGATCGAAGAATTGACCTTAGTGTATGAAGGCATGAAGGTTGCAAAATCAGGCACCGCGTCTGCTACCGCCCTCAGTGGTCGTCAAAACGGATATTTTGGTAGCGAGTAAATGGCTGCATCCGATTCTCCCAGTTCCCACTCCCAATCTGAAACCGAGGCATTGCCTGCGGTAGAACCGTTGGGTCTTAAACAACCCTTGTTGCCAACGAAACCACTGGGAGTCAATCAACAATTTTTGGTGCCATTAGGCGCACGATCGCTCTCAGTCCTAGATCCAACCATCTTTTCGTCCAACCTGATTCAGGCTGATTTTCTCGACAATCCTTTTCAGGACTCACCCTTCTTTGCCTCCCCTGACCCTTCCATTGAGGGAAATCCTGGTGCCATTGGAATCGAACCAAACCTTACCTCTGTAAACCCTGCCCCTGCATCCTCACGATCTTTCTCTTCTTCTCCCTCTCCCCCCTCCTCCCTCTCTTCGTCTGTCGTTCCCAAACAGCATCAAACCCCTGAGGCAGCACCCGTCCAGACACCCAGATCTCCTGCTGGGGCACCAGACAATCCGTTTGAATCTACCGCACTCCAGGAGATAGCGGAACCATCCATTCATGCTGAAACTCCACAATCTAATTCCGAAGCTATCCAGTTACAGCGATCGACTTCGTTGAATGAAGTTGTTGAATCTACCGCACTCCAGGAATCGGCGGAGTTATCAATTAATACTGAAATTCCACAATCTAATTCTGAAGCTACCCAGTTACAGCGATCGACGTCATTCAACGAAGTCGATCGAGTAAATAATTTAAAGCCGAATGATCCGAACTTAAGCGGCAAAGACTACCCAAATCTTCAATCCGATGTTACGCAGTCATCGCCTGTAGAACCATCACTCCTGGAAGGGAATGAATCTTCGTTGAATGCTGAGCACTCAACACCAAATATCCAGACTAAACCGATTGGGTCTATTTCTAATCAAGCTCCTTCCCTAGAAATTCAACCAAAAGGATTAATCAACGCAACTCAATCTCAAAATACTGAAAGAAATACAATTCAACCCAAACTAGAATCTTCATCCATTGATGCTGATACTGAACAGTCAATTGACCTCCCAATCCCTGCCTCAGCCACGGAGAGATTTGCCTCA is part of the Kovacikia minuta CCNUW1 genome and encodes:
- a CDS encoding phage tail sheath family protein; translated protein: MALDYFAPGVYVEEVDRGSRPIEGVSMSVGGFVGFTEDVRGDAELFKPMLVTNWSQYLEMFAKPGSDGFTDFNAYLPFAVQGWFLNGGGRCWVVSIGTKLPGAEAPLPEEVGSKLFTPGGKPSLMFNLKLPEEAGGVPALPSANGRIIVSILESEPKPLAEDAPEDSEPPLNSGEFFSVVVRNGNEILERHDHLTMNPNVETAVADYAVTALQASEFVSIADISQSGQALSRRPANGSYEIAPPPYIARREHLARDMQGARNDKTGMQGIFEVDEVAMIACPDLMRVYQDGLMDLDQLHGIMEMMVSLCENSFPGPAYRMAVLDAPPVKPGKNENRAVPPEQQKPQDVFNWLRDFNRRSMFGALYYPWIKVANPRNGGKPILVPPSGHMMGVWCRTDETRGIFKAPANDTPRGVIGLAYETNMREQEMLNPVGINCIRNFANYNRGFKIWGARTLVEPDNVQWRYISVRRLISYVEKSIEIGTQWVVFEPNDQDLWARVSRTVSNFLERLWREGALFGASAAEAFYVKCDAELNTHETMMLGRLYVEVGICPVRPAEFVIFRISQWAPNQ
- a CDS encoding phage tail protein yields the protein MPEFISNAKFYFEADGLSDLLVQKVSGMQMKMTVAGGDAPIGVSKDGKTQTQATIGGVECSEITVQCVATSESKKLLEWYNKCHAEALSGGKAEGRKSRKLGKIAIYDGDGNEKIQYELTDVFPTSYATGDFSAGSGDLLTETVTIGFTYFERKK
- a CDS encoding phage tail protein; translated protein: MANNGNKSFGTNYVTANRFYVGLETSTVSASFTECQGLGVTVKYESFHEGGVNDQKRILLGQPEFSEVTLKRGMTDDLVFWNWASQVMKTDSQKAIERRNISILIFNQAGETMQCWTLIGAVPVGWKAPSLSADASSVAIEELTLVYEGMKVAKSGTASATALSGRQNGYFGSE
- a CDS encoding DUF4255 domain-containing protein, which gives rise to MSNYLAIATVTATLQRLLQAAVQVDVDGARVTTVQPGQIGSGTPETGINLFLYQVSRNPALKNTDTVTARMKGNPVKRQTAIDLYYMVSFYGNDTELEPQRLLGSVIRTFNDRPSLTTESIQETIADSSFRFLADSNLADQVQQVTINPVDLTLDDLSKAWSTFFQTAYLLSITYKVTMVTIEGEESLKKALPVRERNFGGSVPFPYQPVVEHVASDLGKLAPIVATTTLHIYGRQLQSHRTQVRINGFEMAPASVTETQIVLPLATLPVDCLRAGIQGLQVIHRIAASGSPGDYRDRLIESNAIPMILRPTIKQVYVTPSGEPHDELRSALLTIRVDVMVGIKQRVVLVMNEWSVDNPSGYQFEANPRSADTDTIAIALRNIKPATYLLRLQIDGAESLLSVDTDPNSPTFNWYSGPKVSIED
- a CDS encoding phage tail protein codes for the protein MAELKPIAASNFYFEIDGMTDMQFSKVGGVKFAAKVKGQDKPLMSTKGGKTVRQINSAGFEGLFTMDVTTLMSGDSDSTSAKMYAWFKKCLPAAEKGEGKWLDSKKTGSVTAYDTDGNEVMRWDLKEAWPSAYKVGDLDVNGSDYIEETYTLTCENMNRVK
- a CDS encoding DUF6760 family protein; this encodes MAGYPSDQLYGEVACIASEFHWSLEEIVNLEHRDRRRWVAEIGKLRQQ
- a CDS encoding phage tail assembly protein, giving the protein MTEFDFTLPKGLVDTNGEIHRNGMMRLATAKDEIVIQKDPRTQMGDAYSALVMFSRVITRLGTLSTITPDILENLFTPDFSYLQEFYNHINQQGTAEIPVQVSSL
- a CDS encoding phage tail protein, encoding MAESIFPEILTNSRFYLEIKLDGSKDSVDGYFMECSGFQTTQAVIEVCEVTPQLWGKNGNSKGRVVRTKLPGNTTYNNLTLKRGLTCSTTLWNWIQSVQNSGWADQRRNGSLVLYNQAAEEQFRLEFKGAWPVSYKISDITAAGSEHEIEEVEVTIEELKRVNVTTNAN